From the uncultured Trichococcus sp. genome, one window contains:
- a CDS encoding glycoside-pentoside-hexuronide (GPH):cation symporter: MEKTINQEVSKKMPLWYTPAWASRSISVAISVILMMQVTYYSTEVLGLGAGVVGVILLVSKLFDGITDLLVGFAIDRTDTKLGKARPYELFIIPLWILIILLFSTPNFGETGKIIYVFIMYTLIFSVCSTFLMASETVYLGRAVQERTKQGKLLSISGALTMLFSVAISTILPSLMATLGTQPGGWTKISLILGIPMMLMGLIRFVAIKEIRTIDSEAKEEKISIKKGISILKQNKYIFILSLIILGANLVQNIVSVAGTYYFTYVIGNLSLLGIAGLVGLAAPFILLLFPVAIRTIGAVKFVKIGLILATIANILRFIFPTNLPVVFLTGMISGTGASTITMMNSYFILQCIDYGEQKTGTRVEGLPTSVTNFAAKIGQGIAAVSVGFVMALGGYIGSQAEQSASAIFSIRSLYSLIPAVICMLMLIALHFYDIEKKMESISQ; this comes from the coding sequence ATGGAAAAAACGATTAATCAAGAAGTGTCAAAAAAGATGCCTTTGTGGTACACACCGGCTTGGGCATCAAGATCTATATCTGTAGCGATAAGTGTCATACTTATGATGCAAGTTACCTATTATTCTACCGAGGTTTTAGGTTTAGGCGCTGGAGTAGTAGGTGTCATTTTATTAGTTTCAAAACTTTTTGACGGTATAACTGACTTATTAGTCGGATTTGCAATTGACCGAACAGACACAAAATTAGGAAAAGCAAGGCCGTATGAACTCTTCATCATTCCATTATGGATTCTAATCATATTGCTTTTCAGTACCCCTAATTTTGGCGAAACTGGAAAAATCATCTATGTGTTCATTATGTATACCTTAATTTTTTCAGTTTGTTCAACCTTTTTGATGGCATCAGAAACGGTTTATTTAGGCAGAGCTGTTCAAGAAAGAACAAAGCAAGGAAAGCTATTATCGATTTCAGGTGCACTTACTATGTTATTTTCAGTAGCAATCAGCACAATTCTTCCTTCATTAATGGCGACCTTAGGAACTCAACCTGGAGGCTGGACCAAAATATCTCTTATTCTAGGAATACCGATGATGTTGATGGGTCTCATTCGCTTCGTGGCAATAAAAGAGATAAGAACGATTGACAGTGAAGCAAAAGAAGAGAAAATCAGTATAAAAAAAGGAATAAGTATCTTAAAACAAAATAAATATATCTTCATTCTATCTTTGATCATTTTAGGAGCAAATTTAGTACAAAACATCGTTAGTGTCGCTGGTACATACTATTTTACTTATGTAATTGGTAACCTTTCATTACTTGGGATAGCAGGATTGGTAGGGTTAGCAGCTCCATTTATTTTACTTCTCTTTCCTGTAGCAATTCGAACGATCGGAGCAGTAAAGTTTGTGAAAATTGGTTTGATTTTAGCAACTATTGCAAATATTTTACGTTTTATTTTTCCAACTAATTTGCCTGTGGTTTTTTTAACAGGAATGATTTCAGGTACAGGTGCATCAACCATTACCATGATGAATAGTTACTTTATCTTACAATGTATTGATTATGGAGAGCAAAAAACGGGTACTAGAGTAGAAGGTCTGCCGACTTCCGTGACCAATTTCGCTGCAAAAATTGGTCAAGGAATTGCAGCCGTTAGTGTCGGCTTTGTGATGGCACTAGGAGGATACATTGGATCTCAAGCAGAGCAGTCAGCCAGCGCTATTTTTTCTATCCGATCATTGTATTCTCTTATTCCAGCTGTCATATGTATGCTTATGTTAATTGCTCTACATTTTTATGATATTGAGAAAAAAATGGAATCGATTAGTCAATAA
- a CDS encoding IS1380 family transposase: MATLHEKKLQFNSKLTVSNTGGNLSTDSGLILVKEFMDSLNFSDLSKQHLEIEDKRLYHTHDNFSLMEQLIYQNIAGYSTDSSANLLKQDPIFKVVLDKSNLASQASLSRFWDRISEENISQLQELNQAMIDKVRLARNTTEMIFDLDSTHSDTYGNQEKTDYNAHYQTNGYHPLVAFDGLTGDFLKAELRSGNVYTSTGIGAFVEPLFEHYNQVVPVSNILVRGDSGFATPELYDLCEVYGSFFVIRLKANRNLSKLAESFIQIDDNHPWDKKEVVYSSTSYQAKSWSKERRVCIKSTREADELLFRHEYIITNYSNNVSAETVFRTYSKRGTMENFIKEAKNGFYFDKTDSPSFLENHARMMVSLLAYNIVNFMRTLCFTSGAASMQVDTIRLRLFKVAGKLVRTGRRLLLKLSSHHVHQELFYQVLGNIQQLCW, encoded by the coding sequence ATGGCTACATTACATGAAAAAAAGTTACAATTCAACTCTAAATTGACGGTTTCAAATACGGGTGGAAATCTATCCACCGACTCTGGGCTGATTCTCGTCAAAGAATTTATGGATTCCCTTAATTTTTCCGACCTATCAAAACAGCATCTGGAAATAGAGGACAAACGACTCTATCATACCCATGATAATTTTTCTTTGATGGAACAGTTGATTTATCAAAACATCGCCGGCTATTCGACCGATTCCTCCGCAAACCTGTTGAAGCAAGACCCTATTTTTAAGGTGGTTTTGGATAAATCCAATCTTGCCTCTCAGGCTTCACTTTCCCGATTCTGGGATCGCATAAGCGAAGAAAATATTTCTCAGCTGCAAGAGCTTAATCAAGCCATGATCGATAAGGTACGGTTGGCAAGAAATACGACGGAAATGATTTTCGACTTGGATTCGACCCATTCAGATACGTATGGAAACCAAGAGAAAACTGATTACAATGCGCATTATCAAACCAATGGCTACCATCCGTTAGTCGCTTTCGATGGATTGACGGGAGATTTCTTAAAAGCAGAACTTCGTTCTGGCAACGTCTACACGTCTACTGGCATTGGCGCTTTTGTGGAGCCGCTTTTTGAACATTATAACCAAGTGGTTCCTGTCAGCAATATTCTCGTCCGTGGAGATAGCGGGTTCGCTACTCCGGAACTTTACGATCTCTGCGAAGTTTATGGCAGCTTCTTTGTGATCCGCTTAAAAGCAAATCGAAACCTTTCGAAACTGGCGGAGAGCTTTATTCAGATTGATGACAATCATCCTTGGGATAAAAAAGAAGTCGTTTATTCTTCAACATCCTACCAAGCAAAAAGCTGGTCCAAAGAACGCCGCGTTTGTATCAAATCGACACGCGAAGCAGACGAGCTCCTATTCCGACATGAATACATCATCACCAACTACTCAAATAACGTCTCTGCGGAAACAGTCTTTCGGACGTACAGCAAACGTGGCACAATGGAAAACTTCATCAAAGAGGCGAAGAATGGCTTCTATTTTGATAAGACCGATAGCCCTTCATTTTTAGAGAATCACGCACGCATGATGGTAAGCCTGTTGGCTTACAACATCGTTAACTTTATGCGTACACTTTGTTTTACAAGCGGAGCGGCCAGCATGCAGGTGGACACAATCCGATTACGCCTCTTTAAGGTCGCAGGTAAACTAGTTCGAACAGGACGTAGACTACTGCTGAAACTCAGTTCTCATCATGTCCATCAGGAACTGTTCTATCAAGTCCTTGGAAATATCCAGCAACTCTGTTGGTAA
- a CDS encoding glycoside hydrolase family 2 TIM barrel-domain containing protein — translation MRKDWNEGWMFRKFDQDEKKEVRLPHDAMLFEERTADQSSGSAGAFFSGGKYIYEKNFFVPLEWKEKEITFEFEGVYKKAVVNINGKEANYCSYGYRPFWIKADPFLEYGKENIIQVIADNSEMPNSRWYTGSGIYRPVWIWEQEKIHILPTGVKITTISIDPAKILVDVSSTGGIATIDIIDSGEKIISAKTDNEGRAELTIPEAKLWSDDSPHLYECNVTLSLNDRVLEKRSVLFGIRKIEWSPKGLFINGKETLLRGGCIHHDNGILGAKTYGKSEFRRVRILKEAGFNALRSSHNFASEALVKACDYYGMYLIDETWDMWYSRKNKYDYALDFKEGYHIDLKAMVEKDYNHPSVIMYSIGNEVSEPASQEGLELEEEIISILHELDSTRPVTCGMNLMIVSMAAKGEFIYKDEGGRDEKQQLPNSSKMFNIMTSKIGVGMNHSSNSKEANIATSPGLDLLDIAGYNYASGRYPLEGEVNPNRLLYGSETFPQDIYKNWEMVKKYPYLIGDFMWTAWDYLGEVGAGAWAYSEDDFGFEKPYPWLLADMGVFDILGNDNGEAGYASVVWGTAKKPYIGVQPPNHGGIEPAKSVWRGTNALPSWSWKNCVGNDAIVEVYADADLIVLHLNGEEIGRQKVEEMKALFHTKYKAGHLEAIAYDKNNYEIGRNSLISAEEDLHIGVNPEETKVKAGEIVYVPINIEDKNGIVESNADRLLHIHVIGGELLGFGSANPRTEESYVNGQFTSYYGKALAVVLCSEPGEVTIEIEAERLSKQKATIKVLDKNDN, via the coding sequence ATGCGTAAAGACTGGAATGAAGGTTGGATGTTTAGGAAATTTGATCAAGATGAAAAGAAGGAGGTTCGTTTACCACATGACGCCATGCTTTTTGAAGAAAGAACTGCTGATCAATCCTCGGGAAGTGCAGGAGCTTTTTTTTCAGGCGGAAAGTATATTTATGAGAAAAACTTCTTCGTTCCTTTAGAGTGGAAAGAAAAAGAAATTACTTTTGAATTTGAAGGTGTCTATAAAAAAGCAGTAGTAAATATAAATGGAAAAGAGGCTAATTATTGCTCGTATGGCTATCGTCCATTCTGGATTAAGGCAGATCCTTTTTTGGAGTATGGAAAAGAAAATATTATCCAAGTAATAGCTGACAACAGTGAGATGCCAAACAGCCGTTGGTACACTGGGAGTGGAATTTATCGGCCGGTTTGGATATGGGAACAAGAAAAAATACATATTTTGCCTACTGGAGTAAAAATTACAACAATTTCTATTGATCCTGCAAAAATTTTAGTTGATGTTTCTTCCACAGGAGGAATCGCGACCATTGATATTATTGATTCTGGAGAAAAGATCATAAGCGCAAAAACAGATAACGAAGGAAGGGCAGAGTTAACAATCCCCGAAGCTAAGCTATGGAGTGATGATAGCCCTCATTTGTATGAGTGCAACGTTACTTTATCACTGAATGATAGAGTTCTAGAAAAAAGATCAGTTCTTTTTGGAATTAGAAAAATTGAATGGAGCCCAAAGGGGTTGTTTATCAACGGTAAAGAAACATTATTGAGGGGAGGGTGCATCCACCATGATAATGGCATTCTAGGGGCTAAAACTTATGGAAAATCAGAATTTAGAAGGGTGAGGATTCTAAAAGAAGCAGGATTTAATGCATTAAGAAGCTCTCATAATTTTGCCTCTGAAGCTCTGGTAAAAGCTTGTGATTACTATGGAATGTATCTAATAGATGAAACTTGGGATATGTGGTATTCCAGAAAAAATAAATATGATTATGCTTTAGATTTTAAAGAAGGATACCACATTGATTTGAAAGCAATGGTAGAGAAAGATTACAATCATCCCTCAGTCATTATGTACTCAATTGGAAATGAAGTTTCGGAACCTGCTAGTCAAGAAGGACTGGAACTGGAAGAAGAAATTATTTCAATCTTGCATGAATTAGATTCTACACGACCTGTAACCTGTGGGATGAACTTAATGATTGTTTCCATGGCTGCAAAAGGGGAATTTATCTATAAAGATGAGGGCGGCAGGGATGAAAAACAACAATTGCCGAACAGTAGCAAAATGTTTAACATTATGACTTCAAAAATAGGGGTAGGGATGAATCACTCTTCAAATTCAAAAGAAGCTAATATAGCGACTTCCCCTGGTTTGGATTTATTAGATATAGCTGGATATAACTATGCATCAGGTCGATACCCGCTTGAAGGGGAAGTAAATCCAAATCGTTTATTATATGGAAGTGAAACGTTTCCGCAAGATATTTATAAGAATTGGGAAATGGTAAAAAAATATCCCTATCTTATTGGCGATTTCATGTGGACTGCATGGGATTATCTAGGAGAAGTTGGTGCAGGGGCTTGGGCTTATTCAGAAGATGACTTTGGATTTGAAAAGCCCTATCCTTGGCTATTAGCAGATATGGGTGTCTTTGATATCTTAGGTAATGATAACGGCGAAGCAGGGTATGCGTCTGTGGTTTGGGGGACAGCAAAAAAACCGTATATTGGCGTTCAGCCGCCTAACCACGGAGGAATCGAACCCGCCAAATCTGTCTGGCGTGGAACAAATGCTTTGCCGAGCTGGTCGTGGAAAAACTGTGTAGGAAACGATGCAATTGTAGAAGTATATGCAGATGCAGATCTTATCGTGCTCCACTTAAATGGGGAAGAAATTGGTAGACAAAAAGTAGAGGAAATGAAAGCTCTATTTCATACAAAGTACAAAGCAGGCCATTTAGAAGCAATCGCTTATGACAAAAACAATTATGAAATCGGCAGAAACAGTTTAATAAGTGCTGAAGAAGACCTTCACATTGGAGTGAATCCTGAAGAAACGAAAGTAAAGGCTGGGGAGATTGTTTATGTACCCATAAACATTGAAGATAAAAATGGAATAGTAGAATCAAATGCCGATCGTTTGCTCCATATTCATGTTATAGGTGGAGAGCTCCTTGGATTTGGAAGTGCAAATCCAAGGACAGAAGAATCTTATGTGAATGGACAATTTACCTCATATTATGGAAAAGCACTAGCGGTTGTTCTTTGTTCAGAACCGGGTGAGGTCACGATAGAAATTGAAGCAGAAAGATTATCCAAGCAAAAAGCTACTATTAAAGTATTAGATAAAAACGATAATTAA
- a CDS encoding sulfite exporter TauE/SafE family protein gives MTGIIYFTVIVLANAVGAISGMGGGVIIKPMLDFIGAHSVSAISFYSTVAVFTMSVVSTVRQLRTGMKVVWHIVGWISVGAVFGGILGNISFERLMYLLSDDRAVQLIQIALTVATLIFAFLYTRYPFGNYHLMHPGWYLICGLVLGFLASLLGIGGGPINVALMMVMFSLPIKEATIYSICTIFFSQLAKLITIAVTTGFARYDMQILWYVIPAAVLGGLVGAKASRLLSVKKVVFVFQGVILLVLAINLYNGYKLF, from the coding sequence TTGACCGGGATAATCTATTTTACTGTGATTGTGTTGGCCAACGCCGTTGGAGCCATCTCTGGCATGGGTGGTGGGGTCATCATCAAACCGATGTTGGACTTTATTGGGGCGCATTCCGTATCGGCTATCTCCTTCTACTCCACGGTGGCTGTTTTTACTATGTCAGTTGTGTCGACTGTTCGGCAATTAAGGACGGGCATGAAGGTCGTCTGGCACATTGTGGGTTGGATTTCAGTTGGAGCGGTCTTCGGCGGCATATTAGGGAATATATCTTTTGAACGACTAATGTATCTCCTGAGTGATGACCGTGCAGTGCAATTGATTCAGATTGCTCTGACCGTGGCTACACTTATCTTTGCTTTTTTGTATACGCGTTATCCTTTTGGGAACTACCATTTGATGCACCCGGGATGGTATCTGATTTGCGGATTGGTTCTGGGATTCTTGGCGAGCCTGTTGGGAATTGGTGGGGGCCCGATCAATGTCGCTTTGATGATGGTAATGTTCTCGTTACCAATCAAGGAAGCGACCATCTACTCGATCTGCACCATCTTTTTCTCGCAACTGGCAAAACTCATAACCATTGCCGTAACCACAGGCTTCGCTCGCTATGATATGCAGATTCTGTGGTATGTGATCCCCGCCGCAGTTTTAGGTGGTTTGGTTGGAGCGAAAGCAAGCCGGCTTTTATCCGTCAAAAAGGTTGTGTTCGTTTTTCAAGGGGTCATTCTTCTGGTTTTGGCCATCAATCTCTACAATGGGTATAAGCTATTCTGA
- a CDS encoding formylglycine-generating enzyme family protein, translated as MIQVPEGLYEIGTNGTDGFLADREGPKISIDLPGYMMDETTVTNASFGEFVVATGYTTEAERFGWSFVFHYFLDEATKNRSRLVPNMSWWYAVEGADWRHPEGPLSSLKDRMDHPVVQVSRNDAVAYCQWAGKRLPTEAEWEVAAKGGTTREKYPWGTELLEGSQHHCNIWQGDFPMLNDSSDGYAGTAPAKHYDPNGYDIYQMIGNVWEWCSNPARIDLADFQTKSGKYFWQNFQTADDGLYAIRGGSFLCHQSYCKRYRIAARNGNSGMSAANNIGFRCIKDLLG; from the coding sequence ATGATTCAAGTTCCTGAGGGGCTATATGAGATCGGAACGAATGGAACAGATGGTTTCCTTGCTGATCGGGAAGGGCCAAAAATTAGTATCGATCTGCCGGGATATATGATGGATGAGACGACAGTAACGAACGCTTCATTCGGGGAATTCGTTGTCGCTACGGGCTATACAACGGAGGCGGAACGCTTCGGCTGGTCATTTGTATTTCACTATTTCCTGGATGAGGCAACCAAGAACAGGAGCCGATTGGTCCCGAACATGTCTTGGTGGTATGCCGTGGAGGGAGCGGATTGGCGCCATCCTGAAGGCCCGCTGTCATCCTTAAAAGACCGGATGGATCATCCTGTTGTGCAGGTCTCCCGTAATGATGCGGTGGCTTATTGCCAATGGGCGGGGAAACGTCTGCCTACAGAGGCCGAGTGGGAAGTAGCCGCGAAAGGTGGGACAACCCGAGAGAAGTATCCTTGGGGTACTGAACTGTTGGAAGGCAGCCAGCACCATTGCAACATCTGGCAAGGGGATTTTCCGATGCTGAACGATTCGTCAGATGGTTATGCCGGCACGGCGCCTGCTAAACATTACGATCCGAACGGCTACGATATCTATCAAATGATCGGCAACGTATGGGAATGGTGTAGCAACCCGGCTAGGATTGATTTAGCAGACTTTCAGACCAAATCCGGTAAGTATTTTTGGCAAAATTTTCAAACTGCTGATGATGGCCTGTACGCGATAAGAGGCGGCTCATTTCTTTGCCACCAGTCTTACTGCAAAAGGTATCGGATTGCGGCGCGGAATGGCAATTCTGGAATGTCGGCTGCCAACAACATCGGCTTCCGTTGCATAAAGGATCTTCTAGGATAA
- a CDS encoding AraC family transcriptional regulator: MNEKQQILETIYDYFSFPASSVNENIPFSSSDQQDINLSIYTLETVNSYQLYDFNSPFKLSLIDHHGDFSSYLFTDMVTSIFSNNQTNEDTSSQLHKHNFFELIYVIDGQIDFRIEDTHRRYHAGDACIINSNVKHVELRNSQCTVLYLNFKPEFYKNLNLYFQESNDQPTELSNFFKRNEHSTQRIDYIDFFPVPSAIRDPSQESLQVLFHLIEELLFKRAGYQDIVTGYIKRLFSFLQTPSTYSCSNTQFQILESQSLFERTLSYLYNNKRKVSRAELAEELHYNGNYISHVFQKHTGQTLASYIRNNYLNEASNLLLNTTMSITDIIKKLGFENRTAFYNQFKNKFGVTPQIYRNSIEKKR, from the coding sequence TTGAACGAAAAGCAACAAATATTGGAAACAATCTATGACTACTTCTCGTTTCCAGCATCTAGCGTGAATGAGAATATACCCTTTTCTTCTTCTGACCAGCAGGATATCAACTTGTCTATTTATACTTTAGAAACTGTTAATTCCTATCAGCTATATGACTTCAATTCACCTTTTAAATTGTCACTCATTGATCATCACGGCGACTTTTCTTCCTATCTATTTACAGATATGGTTACTTCCATATTTAGTAACAATCAGACGAATGAGGATACATCCAGTCAATTACATAAGCATAATTTTTTTGAATTAATATATGTAATTGACGGACAAATTGATTTTAGGATTGAAGATACGCACCGGCGCTACCATGCTGGCGATGCATGTATCATAAATTCAAATGTAAAGCACGTAGAGCTCAGAAACTCTCAATGCACGGTTTTATATCTTAATTTCAAACCGGAATTTTACAAGAATTTAAACTTATACTTTCAAGAAAGTAATGATCAACCTACTGAGCTTTCTAACTTTTTCAAAAGAAATGAGCACAGTACGCAGCGAATCGATTATATAGATTTTTTTCCAGTTCCTTCCGCAATAAGGGATCCTTCCCAAGAGTCTTTACAAGTGCTGTTCCATCTTATCGAAGAACTTCTTTTTAAACGAGCGGGTTACCAAGATATCGTCACTGGATACATCAAGCGCTTATTCTCTTTTCTACAAACCCCTTCTACTTACAGTTGTTCCAATACCCAGTTTCAAATATTGGAAAGTCAGTCTCTCTTTGAGCGTACTCTTTCATACCTATACAACAATAAACGCAAAGTTTCCAGAGCCGAGTTGGCAGAAGAACTCCATTACAATGGAAATTATATTAGCCACGTCTTTCAGAAACATACAGGGCAAACGCTCGCAAGTTACATTCGCAACAACTATTTAAATGAAGCAAGTAATTTATTGTTGAACACTACAATGAGCATCACAGATATCATTAAAAAACTAGGTTTCGAAAATCGAACTGCTTTCTATAATCAATTTAAAAACAAATTCGGTGTTACACCTCAAATATATCGAAATTCTATTGAAAAAAAACGTTAA
- a CDS encoding family 1 glycosylhydrolase, which translates to MTNNFLLGAATAAYQVEGNNHNSDFWIMEHLKNSSFKEKSGEAVDHYNRYEEDIQLMKKAGMNAYRFSIEWARIEPEKGIFNREATEHYRDVLECCHENKITPIVTMHHFSSPQWIIREGGWENEGIVDYFKNYCRYVVTELGDLMEFICTINEANMRKELITVMKSFAKSLGINIQVGVNLQLPEEMMVGQREAGKAFGGIESVNTFLSPCTPKGDLLIMQAHEAARDVMRTVDNRFKIGLTLSLHDIQIVGNGTEKAGEMWDDEFKHYLPFIEKDDFFGLQNYTRTLVGEEGELSVPEEKKKTQMGYEFYPQALENVIRKVSSELNLPIIVTENGVATDNDKDRVTFIEEALSGVKRCVADGIPVLGYMHWSLLDNFEWQLGYSKTFGLIEVDRKTQTRKPKESFYRLAEIWEKEIER; encoded by the coding sequence ATGACAAATAATTTTTTGCTGGGTGCTGCAACGGCAGCCTATCAAGTAGAAGGAAATAATCATAACAGCGACTTTTGGATTATGGAACATTTGAAAAATAGCTCTTTTAAAGAAAAGTCTGGAGAAGCAGTGGATCATTATAATCGGTATGAAGAAGATATTCAATTGATGAAAAAAGCGGGAATGAATGCGTATCGATTTTCTATTGAATGGGCACGGATTGAACCGGAGAAAGGAATATTTAATCGAGAAGCAACGGAACACTATAGAGATGTGCTGGAATGCTGTCATGAAAACAAAATAACCCCAATTGTAACCATGCATCATTTTTCTTCCCCGCAATGGATAATCAGAGAAGGGGGATGGGAAAATGAGGGAATTGTTGATTACTTTAAAAATTATTGTAGGTATGTGGTAACCGAATTAGGGGACTTGATGGAATTTATCTGTACAATTAATGAAGCAAATATGAGAAAAGAACTTATCACAGTTATGAAATCTTTTGCAAAAAGTTTAGGAATTAATATTCAAGTCGGAGTTAATCTTCAATTACCGGAAGAAATGATGGTTGGGCAAAGAGAAGCGGGTAAAGCATTCGGCGGAATTGAAAGCGTTAATACTTTTTTGAGCCCCTGTACACCAAAAGGGGATTTACTAATTATGCAAGCTCATGAAGCAGCGAGAGATGTTATGAGAACAGTGGATAATCGTTTTAAAATTGGTCTAACTCTTTCTCTTCATGATATTCAAATTGTAGGGAATGGGACAGAAAAAGCCGGTGAGATGTGGGATGATGAATTCAAACACTACCTTCCATTTATTGAAAAAGATGACTTTTTTGGACTTCAAAACTATACCAGAACGCTAGTAGGTGAAGAAGGAGAGCTATCTGTTCCAGAAGAAAAGAAGAAAACACAAATGGGTTATGAATTCTATCCTCAAGCTTTAGAAAATGTTATTCGTAAAGTTTCTAGCGAATTGAATCTCCCTATTATTGTGACAGAAAATGGCGTTGCAACAGATAATGATAAGGATCGAGTAACGTTTATTGAAGAAGCTTTAAGTGGGGTAAAGCGATGTGTAGCAGATGGTATTCCTGTTTTAGGATATATGCATTGGTCGTTATTAGATAACTTTGAATGGCAATTAGGTTATAGTAAAACATTCGGTCTTATTGAAGTAGACAGAAAAACTCAAACAAGAAAACCGAAAGAAAGTTTTTATAGGTTGGCAGAGATTTGGGAAAAAGAGATTGAAAGGTAA
- a CDS encoding MFS transporter, translating to MKKPNMMLLVFSAMSFVLAMTAFVFSGILDKVAVSLGISVAQSGLLNTMYSYGAAFGVPITLILFRKVERSRMLKLMLFATILTTFALIYAQNFVQLLIVRLLMGISANSYGVLAISTILALSPKDRQGRSLAFYIMGSSLALVIGIPLTRALSSILDWRSIFWILNGMMLLSLAYFLKYLPKADHASTKLNLKKELQFFKDRKTLLLLAYTLTMFMGYNAFYTYATPYLLLLFPSIEPLMSLILVALGLASFTGNLIGGHVSDAIGYAKSMMLGAVLQTAAMLLILVFQTSKWLSVLFIIMWLMSAWFTGLQLNTGIAQVTENKSSFMLSINGSLIQLGGAFGASLAAVVINLSGIQSIAIVTLLTSLAIVLIQMVSMKKYP from the coding sequence ATGAAAAAACCAAACATGATGTTACTGGTCTTTAGCGCGATGAGCTTTGTGCTGGCCATGACGGCTTTTGTCTTCAGCGGCATTTTGGACAAGGTGGCTGTTTCGTTGGGCATTTCGGTGGCCCAGTCCGGTCTATTGAACACGATGTATTCTTATGGGGCCGCGTTCGGGGTGCCGATCACTTTGATCCTGTTCCGGAAGGTCGAACGCAGCCGGATGCTGAAGCTGATGCTGTTTGCGACAATTTTGACGACCTTCGCGCTCATCTATGCCCAAAATTTTGTGCAGCTGCTGATTGTCCGGCTGCTGATGGGGATCTCCGCCAACAGCTATGGCGTTTTGGCCATTTCGACGATCTTGGCGCTCTCTCCCAAGGATCGGCAAGGGCGTTCCTTGGCTTTCTATATCATGGGCAGTTCCCTGGCGCTCGTCATCGGCATCCCGTTGACGCGCGCCTTGTCCTCCATCCTGGATTGGCGGAGCATTTTTTGGATATTGAATGGCATGATGCTGTTGTCGCTTGCCTATTTCCTGAAATATTTACCGAAGGCGGATCACGCGTCCACCAAACTGAATCTGAAAAAAGAGCTGCAGTTCTTTAAGGACAGGAAAACGTTGCTGCTGCTTGCCTATACGTTGACCATGTTCATGGGGTACAATGCCTTCTACACCTATGCCACGCCCTACTTGTTGCTGCTTTTCCCTTCCATCGAGCCGCTGATGAGCCTGATTTTGGTTGCGCTTGGCCTTGCCAGTTTCACGGGCAATCTGATCGGCGGCCACGTATCGGATGCCATCGGATACGCCAAGTCCATGATGCTCGGGGCGGTGCTTCAGACAGCAGCGATGTTGCTGATTCTTGTTTTCCAAACGTCGAAGTGGTTAAGCGTGCTCTTCATTATCATGTGGCTGATGAGCGCCTGGTTTACCGGCCTGCAGCTCAACACCGGCATCGCCCAAGTAACCGAAAACAAATCCAGCTTCATGCTCAGCATCAATGGTTCCTTGATCCAACTGGGCGGTGCGTTCGGCGCCAGCCTGGCCGCCGTCGTCATCAACCTCAGCGGCATTCAGAGCATTGCCATCGTCACTCTCTTGACAAGTTTAGCGATTGTGCTGATCCAGATGGTTTCGATGAAGAAATATCCTTGA